One part of the Rutidosis leptorrhynchoides isolate AG116_Rl617_1_P2 chromosome 1, CSIRO_AGI_Rlap_v1, whole genome shotgun sequence genome encodes these proteins:
- the LOC139852479 gene encoding uncharacterized protein produces MDDAAALMEATGSRFSNLELIGRGSFGDVYKGFDKENNKEVAIKVIDLEESEDEIEDIQKVHPFLYNMIIIIVVLQQCRSQYIMEYYGSYLHQTKLWIIMEYMAGGGSVADLIQPTQPLDEMSIACILRDLLLAVEYLHNEGKIHRDIKAANILLTESGDVKVADFGVSAQLTTTISRRETFVGTPFWMAPEVIQNTEGYNEKADIWSLGITAIEMAKGEPPHADLHPMRVLFIIPRESPPQLDEHFSRPMKEFVSLCLKKVPAERPSAKELLKHRFIKNARKTPKLLERIREQPKFKLKEDKGPPNGTKVLVGSGTVNMTRVTQVEDTVRVRNGGWDFSTVGSTSTGTIRSSVKPPQIRERKLDAPSSQATQNVTYQFSLQVSVNEEEEDTSPNGTGTVVMRSSRAEKPLFSGDQSTMPSSSVFAAIEDDSRSGAIAYRGQHDDSDSSRTPKSRLGSQELASLASSEDSAINLSEAKAAIQGGMRKEIVRDRTGLGKVNNDVPESRRQDKSTNSSDSSRDFQDAIKAFSKPRQASGDEEEKRIKSAASASATLTTLLIPSLKEEISDDLGAPIVNMVIKSLMDMEHRKPGSCEFLVTRLLHRLASSKEASLKNLQDVATRGFSRSKNVNEQPENMDPETETKKKQQQNKEAQSNVNLSPLTRFLLSRWQGLTSQDVNTTYRVIEM; encoded by the exons ATGGACGATGCTGCAGCTCTAATGGAAGCTACAGGATCGCGATTTAGTAATCTTGAACTCATTGGAAGAGGGTCATTTGGAGATGTCTATAAAGG GTTTGACAAAGAGAATAACAAAGAGGTTGCTATTAAAGTTATTGATTTGGAAGAATC AGAAGATGAAATTGAGGACATCCAGAAGGTACACCCATTTCTCTacaatatgattataattatagtgGTTTTGCAACAATGTCGGTCTCAATATATAATGGAATACTACGGGTCTTATCTTCACCAAACTAAACTTTGGATAATTATGGAATACATGGCTGGTGGCGGCTCTGTTGCTGATCTC ATTCAACCAACTCAACCGTTGGATGAAATGTCAATAGCTTGCATTTTACGTGACTTACTTCTTGCTGTAGAATATCTCCACAACGAAGGGAAGATCCACAGAGACATTAAAG CTGCAAATATTTTATTGACCGAGAGCGGCGATGTTAAG GTGGCAGACTTTGGTGTTTCAGCACAACTAACCACGACTATTTCTAGAAGAGAG ACATTTGTAGGGACACCGTTTTGGATGGCACCAGAAGTAATACAGAATACAGAAGGCTACAATGAGAAG GCAGATATTTGGTCGTTAGGAATAACCGCAATCGAAATGGCCAAAGGCGAACCTCCACATGCTGATCTTCACCCAATGAGAGTTCTTTTCATTATACCTAGAGAAAGTCCACCTCAG TTAGATGAGCATTTTTCTCGTCCTATGAAAGAATTTGTTTCATTGTGTTTAAAGAAAGTGCCTGCTGAA AGGCCAAGTGCAAAGGAACTTCTGAAGCATCGTTTTATTAAAAATGCGAGGAAGACACCCAAACTTCTAGAGAGAATCAG AGAGCAGCCAAAGTTTAAATTAAAAGAAGACAAAGGTCCACCTAATGGTACTAAAGTTCTTGTAGGATCTGGAACCGTGAACATGACGAGGGTTACACAAGTTGAGGATACTGTTCGAGTCAG AAATGGTGGCTGGGATTTCAGCACAGTGGGGTCCACAAGTACCGGGACAATTAGAAGCTCTGTTAAACCACCCCAAATTAGAGAGAGAAAATTAGACGCACCTTCAAGTCAAGCAACACAAAACGTAACCTACCAGTTCTCATTACAAGTTTCtgttaatgaagaagaagaagatacatCTCCAAATGGCACTGGAACGGTCGTTATGCGGTCTTCGAGAGCTGAAAAACCATTGTTTTCTGGTGATCAGAGTACCATG CCGAGTAGTAGCGTGTTTGCTGCTATAGAGGATGATTCCAGGAGTGGTGCGATTGCATATCGTGGACAACATGATGATTCAGATTCTTCTAGAACTCCAAAGTCAAGATTAGGAAGTCAAGAACTTGCTTCTCTTGCTTCTTCTGAAGACAGCGCTATAAACCTTTCAGAG gCAAAGGCTGCAATTCAAGGAGGAATGAGGAAAGAAATTGTGAGAGATAGAACTGGTTTGGGCAAAGTCAACAATGATGTCCCGGAAAGTAGAAGACAAGATAAGTCAACAAATAGTTCCGATTCCTCAAG AGATTTTCAAGATGCAATAAAAGCATTTTCGAAACCTCGTCAAGCAAGTGGTGATGAGGAAGAGAAACGGATAAAATCTGCCGCATCTGCATCCGCTACACTAACTACTCTACTAATCCCTTCACTCAAAGAG GAAATTTCTGACGATTTAGGAGCTCCGATTGTGAATATGGTGATAAAATCTCTAATGGATATGGAGCACAGAAAGCCCGGATCTTGTGAATTTCTTGTTACGAGGTTGCTTCATCGTCTAGCAAG TTCGAAAGAAGCATCTTTAAAAAATCTTCAAGACGTGGCGACCCGTGGGTTTTCCAGGAGTAAAAATGTGAACGAGCAACCGGAGAACATGGATCCCGAAACTGAGACTAAAAAGAAACAGCAACAGAACAAGGAGGCTCAGTCTAATGTTAACTTAAGCCCACTCACTAGGTTCTTGCTTTCAAG ATGGCAAGGACTGACTTCTCAAGATGTCAATACAACTTACAGAGTTATTGAGATGTAA
- the LOC139886061 gene encoding protein yippee-like At5g53940 — protein MGRVFVVELEGRTYKCKFCKTNLALAENVVSRGFHCRRGKAYLFNNVVNVTAGPIEERMMLSGLHTVTDIYCVCCGQIVGWKYETAHEQSQKYKEGKFVLERGRIIDGLDSEFYIDTRPSSSDAEEA, from the exons ATGGGTCGGGTATTTGTGGTGGAACTAGAAGGACGGACTTACAAATGcaagttttgcaaaacaaatttagCTCTTGCTGAAAATGTTGTCTCCCGG GGGTTTCATTGTAGAAGAGGAAAAGCATACCTGTTTAACAATGT GGTGAATGTGACAGCTGGACCTATTGAAGAGAGGATGATGTTATCGGGATTACATACTGTTACAGATATATATTGTGTATGCTGTGGACAAATTGTTGGTTGGAAATAC GAGACGGCACATGAACAATCCCAGAAGTATAAAGAAGGCAAGTTTGTTCTTGAAAG AGGAAGGATAATTGATGGACTTGATTCAGAGTTTTATATAGATACCCGTCCGAGTTCAAGTGATGCTGAAGAAGCCTAA